One window from the genome of Anaerococcus sp. Marseille-Q7828 encodes:
- a CDS encoding MATE family efflux transporter, which yields MTDIQDIQIKENKMGTMPVGKLLLQMSIPMVISMLVQSIYNVVDSIFVAQISEEALTAVSLAFPVQNILIAFGVGIGVGSSALLSRFLGENNRERVGSVARHGVILATILSVVFAVLGVLFTNSYALAQKQNEIVTNYTKEYLYIVTIFSAGIFFQILAEKLLQATSLTNYTMITQISGAVLNLIIDPILIFGLFGFPRLEVKGAAIATVLGQVGGALIGLYFNKTKNKEIKFTSDKFKLHADIVKQIFWIGIPSIVMSTIGSIVVFVLNQILNKFGSSAIAAYGVMFKFQSFAFLPVIGISNALTTIVAYNYGARKKERIKEAIGLAMKSSFVLVSISILVMWIWPEQLLGLFNATETMIEIGVPMMRIVSLSYFVAIPSVVAVGGVFQSLGNWQVAILQSFLRQFIILVPIFYALSLTGDLNIAWWSFFIAEFLDSILCIWWLKKDIRNKIDVL from the coding sequence ATGACAGACATACAAGATATACAAATAAAAGAAAACAAAATGGGAACCATGCCTGTAGGTAAACTTCTCTTACAGATGTCCATACCTATGGTAATCTCTATGCTAGTCCAATCAATCTATAACGTAGTAGATTCCATCTTCGTAGCACAAATCTCCGAAGAAGCCCTCACAGCAGTATCCCTAGCCTTTCCAGTACAAAATATCCTAATAGCCTTTGGAGTAGGTATAGGAGTAGGTTCATCAGCCCTCTTGAGTAGGTTTTTGGGAGAAAATAACAGAGAAAGAGTAGGATCTGTTGCTAGACACGGAGTAATCCTTGCCACGATCCTATCAGTAGTATTTGCCGTTCTTGGAGTGCTTTTCACAAATTCATACGCCCTAGCCCAAAAGCAAAACGAAATTGTCACAAACTATACAAAGGAATACCTATACATAGTGACAATATTTTCTGCCGGCATATTCTTTCAAATACTAGCAGAAAAGCTCCTCCAAGCCACATCACTAACCAACTATACGATGATAACCCAAATATCAGGGGCTGTCCTAAACCTAATCATTGACCCAATTCTAATCTTTGGCCTATTTGGATTTCCAAGGCTTGAAGTAAAGGGAGCAGCAATAGCCACTGTCCTAGGCCAAGTTGGAGGAGCCTTGATAGGCCTATACTTCAACAAGACAAAAAACAAGGAAATCAAATTTACATCAGACAAATTCAAATTGCACGCTGACATAGTAAAGCAAATATTTTGGATAGGAATCCCATCCATAGTAATGTCAACTATAGGTTCCATAGTAGTATTTGTCCTAAACCAAATCCTAAACAAATTTGGATCATCAGCCATAGCAGCATATGGAGTAATGTTTAAATTCCAATCATTTGCTTTCTTGCCAGTCATAGGCATATCAAATGCCCTCACAACCATAGTAGCCTATAACTACGGAGCAAGAAAAAAGGAAAGGATCAAAGAAGCAATAGGACTTGCAATGAAAAGCTCCTTTGTCCTAGTATCCATATCAATCCTAGTAATGTGGATATGGCCAGAACAACTTTTAGGCCTCTTTAACGCAACAGAAACAATGATAGAAATAGGAGTGCCAATGATGCGCATAGTAAGCCTCTCTTACTTTGTAGCAATCCCATCAGTAGTAGCAGTAGGAGGAGTATTCCAATCCCTAGGCAATTGGCAAGTAGCAATACTCCAATCCTTCCTAAGACAATTCATAATACTAGTACCAATATTCTACGCTCTATCCCTAACAGGTGACTTAAACATAGCCTGGTGGTCATTTTTCATAGCAGAATTCCTTGACTCTATTTTATGTATATGGTGGCTAAAAAAAGATATTAGAAATAAGATTGATGTTTTGTAA